tcgcggactgtccgcgcccgtCCACCGTTCAGATACTCTGAAACACTCAGAGAGGCAGCGCCTCTGGACAAACTGAAAGTAGAAGggcagaccgtccgcaccccttgggcggaccgtccgcccttcacaTCGTGCAACCCACCAGAAGcgaaaacgtctctggacaTTTTCTCAAAAGACCTgaggactgtccgcaccccatgggaggaccgtccgcccttcactCTTAAATCTCACCAGAGACCCAAGACGTCTCTGGTCAATTTGTTAAGTGACCTGCGGACCATCCTCGCCCCTGGTCTGGACCGTCCGCAGTCCAACCTTTCAGCCCaagccagagaaacaacctctctagATAAATTCTTTAAAACacatgcggactgtccgcaccccaggAGCGGACCATCCGCAGTACGGCCTTCAAGCCCAAACAGAGCTgcaacctctctggacaaaaaaGAATTATACTTGCGGACTATCCGCCCAACCGGGCTGGACCGTCCGCCCGTCACTTCTTTTACacacaagttgatcaacatcaactccaacaccttctcctttgcaaatgtgccaacaccaccaagtgaataacaccatgtgcatgtgtgctagcattttcacaatcattttcaaggattttcacttgatctcaccacgccactcgatcctagcaacatcgcaatgttagatcgctcaagtggcactagatgatcaatatgcaaacaagtttgcccctcttgatagtacggccatcaaTCCTAAAttcggtcatgcacttctctacacaacctttgaccggtgaaatgaaatgccctacaagtcatacctttgccttacgCATTCCATTTaatcttcccaaatattgataccacacaagcaccaaactccatcaagccttttgattatcatcatgagtcaacacttggcttgatcttccttgaaagagatgatccactccatatcatcacatgacctctttggtccatcgatcttgaccttgctcgctcttcaccattgtctcggtccatcggcgtcaagtcttgcccaagcttcaccaccacgcggtccctcgctttaaagtcttgacttgcccttcaccattgcaaccgatccatcaagccaagccttgtcttgatcttctccactttggtcacatgactccatgtcatgtctcatataaaatgagttcctccatcacactagtatctttgtgtggactaatcacatgtgtatctcaacataaacacttattagtccacctagattgtcactcaattaccaaaaccaaacaagggtctTTCAAGGCCGCCCACGCCGCACCGGATTTGGGGAAGAAGGCCGCCCTCCGCACGTCGTGCCACACCTCCGCGGCGCACCCCCTCCGCTGGCGCTCGCCTCCGCGGCGCGCTTCTTCGCCACCGCGGGCTGCTGTGTGCCTGGCCGCTGCAgcaccgcacgccgccgccgccgcctggagagGGGGCGCCAGATCAATGCCGTAGAGGTGCGTCGGGATGAAGGGAGAGGAAGATGGAAGGAGGAGGCGAGAGGAGCGCGCGATCCTCCGTGCTGCCAGTCTGCCATGCGTGCCGCTCCAGCCGCGCTCGGCCCCGACGGCGCGCCGCCTGCTCCGTCCACCCGCGGTCGTGCTCCGCCCCGAAGGTGACGAGGAACTGCAGCGCCGCCGGGAGGAGCCGCTGCAAGGAGCTTGAGCACGGCCGTCCGGTGGAGCCGGAAaggcggcgagggagggagggaggacggCAGCGGTGGAGGAGCCGTCACCGTTGCCACCGCCGGATCCGTGAGGGGAGCAGGGGAGTGCagcagaggaggtggaggggagaggaggaaggaggctagagggggcggcgcggcgtggaggcACCCAGGGCTTGCGAGCTTGATGCGTGGAGCTCGAGGTGCCggtgaggagggaggaggatcgTCGGCGGGGAGAGCAGGGGGCGCGGAGGAGGGCGACGAGGCGGAGGGAAGGCTCCGGAGCGAGCGAGGAAGGTGGAGGCTGTCGGAGGgagcgagggaggaggaagagagagagagggaggggaaggcCGGCGGGGTTGggaggctgacatgtgggtcccattCTCTGGTAGTTGATATAGAGTAGAGGTATAGCGGAGGGATGAGTGCGGGGAAATTGGATATAAAGGAGAGAATCTCGATAATCAAGCAGGAATATTCCTTTTAGAGGATGGATATAGAGTTTCATGAGTGTGGATAGCCTTAGAGGCCTTGCGATGGCTCGGCTTAGCCGGGACTCTTCTTCCGGTGGGCCATGGTGGCAGTGCCATGCTTGACCCTAATGTCTCGCATCATGGTGGTGGCAGCAGCTGGCGACCCGCAATCGATGTTGTCTGCTTCATTGTGGTGGCAGATGCTAGAGGTGGGCGATCGTCAGGTTGTACAAGTTCTTGGATGAAAGTCTCGCTCGGTCTTCGACCATTGCCGGTAACAACAGTGCCATGGTGCATCGTTCTTCTTCTTGAGGCCTCGAGGGTTTTGCTATGAGGACCTCAACCTCCAATGATTGCTCCACGTGAAAACTGAAGAACTGACTTGCTGGTTCGAGCGACGGCGACATCTTTAATGTTGCTTTCCTGCTGGAGCATCGCTTTGGAGTCCTTGAAAGGGCCATCATGGTCAGTGGAGGAAAGAAGAGATTTGACAAGCAACATATGATCCGGACATCAAGTTTCTAAGTAGACAAGAGATACGATGGATTGGTGCTTGtacgaagatgttgcaaggtTGGAGCGAGAACAAAAAGAAATTATGAAGCTTAGCCTTCTAGCTTTCTTACATTTTGTTTTCTAGCTTTTTCTCTTGTTTCGTGAAATCCCTTATTTGTCATTTAGAGTCTAAGACCTATCATAATATTTTGGTTGTATATTCATCTTATAGATATAGAGGCTGGCTTAATTCTTTATTAAAAGAAGCAACGGAACGAGCAAGTGGAGCTACTGTGCCGTCACGAAGAACTTAAAAAATCTTTTTTTGCAACTATgaagtaaaaaaatatttttttgactaAAAAAAGTCCAAccatagcatatatatatatatatattagattAAGAAAAGTCCCGACCTTGATCACTCACAAGTGAATGACTACAGCCTACAAGCAGCAACACAGCGCGCATGCTGTCATAGCATAGCTAAGAAACAAACTCCGTAAAAACTTAGTTGGTCTGAGCTAATACAGCGCATAAAAGAAACCTTAGATAGCTTACTGCGTTAAAAGTTCCACCCACACCTGGTAAAGAACTTCATAGTAGTTGCCTCGAGCCGCTGACAATTGTTTTTTATGGCTTTCATCGCTTCCTCTTCAGATAGCTGCGACCAAGACCTCACCCAGTGGATCCCTCTTAAGATTACCTTCAAGTAAGGATTAGAATTGGTTCGATGGAAGACCACATCATTTCGACATAGCCAAATTGCCCAGCACATGGCCGACGCTCCAACTAGCAACTGTTTTTTAAGCTTTGCCGGATAACCATTAAGTCAAGACCCCAACAAATGACCAATATTGTCAGGTGGGTTAATGCCAAAAGTATAGTACACAGCCTGCCGAACAAAGTTTGCTAGATGACAGTCAAAAAACCATAGCATATATAGTATTAATTTGTATAGCAAGTTAACTTGCACCATAGAAACATCCGACGTCTGTAGGACTCTTACTGCGAATGGTGTCATGGGCAACCGGAGACCGATTGGCAACCTATTCCTGCTCCTGCTTAGCAGCTGCACTAGACCAATGGCGCGACCTTCATGCCCCTTGCCGCGTCCCTTGACTCCAGCAACTTCCTCCGTCCGTGTCTAACATGATAATTACAATATTTTCGTGGTTTTCCTAGTATTTTTTAGCAAATGAATCATGTCTCAAACAGACAAAGCTTCCTAGCCTAGATGGATGATGTAATCCCTTATGTCAATTATCAAGTGGCCAACATCTTCATTTttattgtgaaatgttgtatgTGGATTCTTTGTTGTTATTTCTCTTCTCTCAAAAAATATCCAAATTAGATTGGAAAATAGAggcggagccaccactagggcgAGCTGGGCGGCCGCTCTAGGCCTCTATAAGGCGAGATCCAGAGTATATTTGTTAACAGTAGAGATAGCGGGGAAAAAAGAAGGATGAGTTTGAGAAACATAGAAAGAACAGAGCAGAACAGGGAATTAGCTTCTGTAGAGATAGcgggaaagaagaagaaagatggattTGAGGAACATAGAAAGAACAGAGCAGAACAGGGAATTAGCTTCTGGAGGACAGGTTACTTGAGGAAGGAGTAATAGTTCATACAAGGTGCTCAATACCCTTTCTCCTCGCACACACAGTATCCGGCAACTCTTTTGTGTTTACATGAGCTGGGTCTAATACATGCGCGCAGACACATCTAGCCAACCATTCGCTGCCGCCAAAACGGACAGTAGGCTTCCTGGTGCAGCAGCCCATAGTAGTAGATGCTTTCTCCGGTTCGTGGGTGCTGACAATATCCCCCGTTCTCAACTTCGGCAGGGGCTCATGACGGTGCGGCGGCGTCCCTCGAACGCGAGGACGATGGTCCTACCGCCGAGAGTCGCGAGACTCAGATTGGGCCATTGGGGCATTGGGCGAGAGGACATCGTGGCCTTGTGGGCCATCCGGTCGAGTGAGCTGCGGCCTCTTAAGCGGTTCAGCCTAGCACCCCAGCCTAGTATTGCTTCTTCTTACCACCAGACGCCGCTAACGACTTCAGCAGTTCACCATCCACCCCTGCTTGCAGTCCCGCTCAGGCGTTCACGCCGGCGCATCGTTGCCATTGCGCGATGGCGTTCCGCGCCCGTCCATCCTGCAGCCCCACCTCGGCATCCGCCGGCTGCGCCAGCGGATcccgtgcgccaccgccgcgggcgCCTACAGCCGAGCAGCAAGCCTTGGTGCCTCACTATGGCTGTGCAAAAATTTTATCGTAAAAATCCGCCCCAGGTCATTTCCTGAGGTGGCTTCGCCACTGCGGAAAAACACGGTCATTTGATAAGAAATTATCAAGAAGAAATTGTAGTGCAATTGGTTTGTTTGCTGCCTCATTCGATCAATATAAATGTAGTTCAAAATTTTCGCACCTGAAATTATAGACCCGTACCTCCTATAGCAACGAGGCCATCCAACTCAGTAAAGATGGATGTCATTCTTCATTGCTGTGGACACAAGATTCTATTTGCTAGACCAAACATTCAACAAGACTGCGACAccttttgtattttatttgtgtATTTCTTCTTCTCTATTAATGTATTGTCCGGCTGTTTCCTGCCGGAGctgttttatttataaaaaaaaagaacccaGAGCAAAGCAAGGCAAGTCAGGACAAGTGACATACTTTGCTTGGACGAAGCTCTATTGTTCACCCTCAATTTCTTTCCGGAGAGAATATATTATCACTGTCAGAGTCCCGTACAAATTTGAGATTTCCGTTCTCTCCAAGGACGGAGCCAGAATTAAAACATAAGGGGGGCCAATTTAGATCAAGAGGAGCCACACTTTGTTAATGAGTAATATTAGCAATGAAATTAGAGGGTTTTACGTGGAGTTGCACCAACGTTGAGGGGGCTGGCCCCTGCCCGCCGCCCCTTGTCTCCGCCCTTGGTTCTCTCGTAACTGCATTCTTGTTGTCACTATGCCCATGTTGCCGTGACATGACCTGCTctctaaggatggattcggatgtctggAAATCCGAATTATCCGTATTCGTATCCGCTAAAAACGCAAATATGGATATCCGAATTCGTATTCGAATTGAATGTGGATGGCAAATGGAAAGCATCCGAATTCGATTACTAAATCCGGATCCGGATCCGGATATCCGAATTTCTGTCGAATCCGGATCTGAAACCGGATGTATCCGCTATCCGCGAACAATTTCAGCCGCGCGCTCGTGCACCCGCCGCTCGCGGACTTCGCGCCTTTTCCTCCTGCTGGCGCCATCGCTTCGCTCCATGATTCCTCTGCCTGCGCGCGCAAAAATCCTTTACCCGCGAACCTTATAACCTTATCCATCCATGTACAGCTCCCATTTTCTCCTCATCCAAAGGCAAAAATTCCCCACTGTGCACCCTAACCCTACCTGCTCGggcccggcggcagcggcgcgacgGCCCGGCGGCAGCGCCCCCGACGGCTGCTCGTCCTCTGGTCCTCCCacggctgctcctgctcctcctcatcctcccacGGCAGCTGCTCATCTCCCACGGTGGTCTAGTCTGCTGCTCCATTGCCTCGCCAGTGAAGGTCTGCGCTCTTACTTCCCCTCCAAATTTGTGCACCTACGGCAGCCCCTCCTCTGATTTCAAGGTGACATTTTTTATGTTTCTATGTTTGGATCATGAACTTGGTGCCCTGTATGATGAACGACAGAGCATATATGGCCATTCATGTGAAAATGTGTTGatgtaaaattatttttctatatttttaccACTCCTGATATGATGCTTGTTATGCTTCTGTGTTCTTGAGCAGCTGTGTCATGCTTCATTCTTTTATGTTGTTGAACTACTGTTTGCCTAGTTGATCTTTGTGGTTTGCCAAAATATAGATAGAGTAGCTTGTTAAACTGTTGCAAAATTAACTAATGTATgctttaaatttgaaaaaaaagataGCTATAATATCAGATCCAATCTAACAAGCCTCTCTAATACTTAACCTCGTGTTTTAGAGAATTGGAATCAAAGGGACAGGTGAAGCATATCAGTAACCATGGTTTCAAGAAACACAAGGTCGTCAAGAAATAACCAGGTATTTCATTTTTGAGGCAACCTTTCCCAAAAAATTAATCTATCAACTGAAATATGTAAATGGATTGAATCTATCAACTTTTACAAGAATTTTCAATATCAAATTTCTTCGTTGCAGAGGTCAGCGACATCTGTAAATGGAGGAGAACTAAATGGCATTGCTAATGTGAATGCAAGTGAGAGGGACACAGAGGTTAATATAGAAGCAAGTGGTGCAGCTAATGTTGTGACTGAATCTGAGGCTGCAGCAGGAGGAACTCCACCCACCAGAGTCAAGCGTGCAAAGAAGAAAACTTCACCTATTTGGAAGCATTTCACTGAAGTTTTTGTTGAAGAAAAGGTGGATGACATGGTTATCAAGAAGCCGATGGCAGTATGCAAGTATTGTGATGATGTTCTTAGTTCCCAAAGCAATCAAGGTACCACACGCCTATGGAATCACTATCATTCATTTCATgatgaaaaaaatgagaggtATCTGAATCTGCATTTAGTGCTGGAGGAAGAGTTGTTCACAAATATCATAGTCGTTTGGACCCTCATGTTGTCGAGGAACTTATTTGCACAAAGGATTGGATAAGGGCTACAAGGAAAGATATTTTTCACTTCTATACTTCTCAGTACTGTTTGCTTGTATGTCCAGTTGGTAGATTAGTTGTTGCTGATTTTTCCCATGTAATTGTTGTCTATTCTTTCAGATCCAAGTGATGTATCTTCAATCATTGATGATTTATCTGGTTTTAGTATTCATGATGATGTCGACCAAGATGGAGGTACATAAACTATTTAACTTGACTACATGATGTTAGTTTCAGATGCTCAGATTTATTTGTTTATACATATCATCATTCATGATGTAGATACTTCTAATGCTGCTGACCACAATGTCGACGGTGACAACATTGTGGAACTGGAAGATGTTTAGGATTGCTCTCTCTTTAGGTATTCACCATTCCTTTTGGATTTTTTATTAGATAATTGTGTCAAATCTGTACATGTGTTATTAACAAATTAACAATTTTTTGTAGGCGATCAGAGgtgcttgacctttttgtgcTAGTTGTGCTACTGAGTACTACTACTGTTGTCTGCTGCCAGCTCCTACTGATGACTGCTACCAGAAAACACTTTAGTTTTAGTTCACTTGAGTTGAATGTCATGTACTTTGTTATCTAATTTAACATTAATGGTCGTACCATTGTTGTTAAGGATGGATTTCACTTTGATTTGGTATGGTACTGTATGAAGAACACATATTTTAGTTTACTTTGATCTATGTAGTACTTTGATTTTAATTCGAGTTGGCTATCTATGAAGTTGACACTAATATCTTATTCGTCTAGATTAAATTTTAGGAAAATAATTTCGAGTTGATTCTGAGTAAACATCCGAATGCGAATTCGAATTCGAACCATCTGTTTTGTATTCGTATTCGAGAAGATTCGGATTTGTATTCGTATTCGaattaaaatgtggtaaaaggtGATATCCGGATTCGAAttcatccgtatccgatccgaatTCATCCATACTGCTTTCGGCTCGGTCATCCAGCGAGcgagcctggctcggctcggtaaTTTCACGAGCCGTTGaaagaggctcggctcggctcgttatcggCTCGCGAGCCGACTCGCGAGCCACAGCTAGTTATTGCACATTTGCATCACAGTTCATAGATTTACAGATCACATACAAGAGTGCAACCACATCAAGATTTTAACAGTACcacataaagattttaacagtaTCATATCTAGATTTTAACAGTACCATAGCCACAACAAGATAAAATGAAGAGAAAACATTTTAAATTACATGACAATTGACAAGTGGTGCATAGGTGGCTCAGCTAGCGAGCCAGAgcgagccggctcggctcggtatTTTAGCAAGCCGAAAaaagaggctcggctcggctcgttccaGGCTCGCGAGCCGCTCCGAGTCGAGCCGAGCCGCTCCGAgcccgagccggctcgcgagccgcgagctttttttttccagccctatCTGTGAGCGTGTGAAAGTAGGCACGGAAAATTCGAACGGCCCTTTCGGTTGCCGCGTGTCTGGCAATGCTGTTGTTCTGTCCACAGACCACGACGGTGTCAATCTCCACGAACTGTCAATCCGGAAGGAATAAGGTAGACCTGAACCAAGACAAAGGCAACCGGACAAACCATCCCGGCCAGACGAAAGACGTCGTAAACTACTATGGACCAGTTCAGTTCGCgaaaaaatgatgaaaactTATTGTAGTATATTTCGTTGTTAAttaacaaataatatctaattataaactaattagatttaaaagattcatctcatgctaattagttagactatataattagttaattttttaattatatttaatactccatgtatgtatccgaaaattcgatgtgacaaaTACTGTTGAAAAAGTTTTGAGAAGTGAACGGGGCCTATGCGAGAGTCCAGGCAAGCCATACCCAAATCCGGCTAATTTCCACGCATTTCCTTGGTTTTTGCTTTGCCGGGAAACTCCACGGTAGCACACTCACAATAGAACACAGGAGACGAGGATTTTATATACTGGTTTAGCCCCCTGATCGGCTAAGCTTTGGCCATGTTTAGTCCGTTATATCGAAATTTTGGACATATACATAAAGCGTTAAATATAATTTAAGAAAATAACTAATTGTacagtttagctgtaaatgatgatatgaatcttttgagcctagttaatttatgattggacactaattatcaaataaaaacaaaatgCTACAATAACTGAATCCAAAATATTTCGCGAACCTTGTATTATCTAGGTAAGTTGCATCCATATATAGGGGCAAAGCGGCTTCCCAAAGCGTCACTCATGGCCCGAATAGTCTACTTGAAGATGAGGGAGGAGAGCTGATGAATTTGAATGGTTAGTTCCAATCCAACTATCAGAATTTTTTTAGGGCAATCCAACGATCAGAAATTTATGAGGATCACTGCAACCGAAAATTATCAGAAGTACAAATATAGATTCTCTCTTAAACATTCACTTCTAATTCTCTCCAAAAGTCAAATAAGGGATTGAGACTAAAATCAAACTCCTAGATGAGTTTCCTCCACGAACTCCCACCGCTAATTCCCATCATCCTTCCCATAGGTTTGCCAAACGCGCCGGGTAGATGCAAGCGAATACGGCTCTGTTTGGAAAGGCTCCAAGAGCAGCTCCAAAACCTGCTCCAAGcagagccctgccaaacggtcATTTTGAGACCAGCTCCAGGTCTGGAACCCTCGCTGGAGCCCCTCGCGGCTTACACAAGCGAGGAGAAGCCAGGAAAATGAGGCTCCGCGTGGTTCCAGCACCTGCCCAACATGCGGTCGTCCACCTTTACCCCTGAACTTGGTCGTAATAACAACGATTTTGCCACTCCCCTACCCCGTCAAGCCCCGACGGAAAGGAAAAAACGCAGACTCCTCCATCCGTTCTCCTCCCTCCCACGTGATACAGTAGCGCCCATGAAtcctctccggcggccgccggcgatgaCGCGCAGGGAGGGCAGCTCGGTCACCGGAATAAGCTGATCTACTCCGGT
This portion of the Panicum virgatum strain AP13 chromosome 2N, P.virgatum_v5, whole genome shotgun sequence genome encodes:
- the LOC120662487 gene encoding uncharacterized protein LOC120662487; the protein is MVSRNTRSSRNNQRSATSVNGGELNGIANVNASERDTEVNIEASGAANVVTESEAAAGGTPPTRVKRAKKKTSPIWKHFTEVFVEEKVDDMVIKKPMAVCKYCDDVLSSQSNQGTTRLWNHYHSFHDEKNESW